The genomic DNA tgactgcgacactacctgctgcaccaccgtgccgcttgttaaatgttaaaaaacacaatataaaattaaaCCTTGCTAATGAACGAACCTATACATTTAGAAACTAAtaatagtgtcgcagtcacacagctccagggatacAATAAAGCACACATTCAAGAGTTATCATAACATCTATGTGTAAAAttaatcaaaacaaaaaaccaAATGTCTGTATTTTGGAATGATTTTATATGCTAGTCATATAAATTCCTTCATTAACCTGAGGAGGGTTTCTGAGAGCACATTCCTCTACTGGTTGTGAAGTGAGAATTTCTTGTTGTGTGTTGTAGTAAGTTCCCACCTTGGTACACACTTTTAACTTAGTGTTCTAGAAGTTTGCTGTCCTCTCCCACCTACAGCTCCAcacgcaccacacacacataatcctctctctctctctctctctctctctctctctctctctctctctctctctctctctctctctctctctctctctctctctctctctctctctctgtctctctgtctcgctctacAAATACATTGTTACCAAGGAACAATATCATAGCAATCATAACATGACATTGTCAATTTTCCATATCTTGTTAGCTCCAGGATTGAAAAGGATACCACAGAGGGCTTTAtcatctcataaacattgttaatATTTTACTTATACTTTCCCCAAGTAACTGCCTAAATTGATTGACTGGTAAAGGATCAGGTGATGTTCAGGAGAGTTGAGCAATCTTTCCTTTCTGTGACCCAGAATGAGAGCTATGTGCTTGTGTATTGAGTTCCTGTTGAATATCGGTAACTTGTGAGAGAAGCAGAATCCTGAAATATCATAGGTTTCTAAAGCATGAATTTTCTGAGTACTGGACTTTGTCAAAGTATCTTCATGTTATAGTATTTCTCTGAAATATGTGAGAAATCTGACAGCAAAATCTACAGTATTTTCATTGTAAACTCAAAAAGActatatgaaaaatatttcaatactaatggatttatttatacaaatttatACTTAGTAAATACATATTGTTGTTATAAGTCCTTTAAAAATTCACATGAAATTGTGGAAATGCTAAAATAATAGCAGTTAATAATGATGTTACACTGTAAAAGGaagaactttatttttaaacaaaatgttttacacTAAATGACTGTCAAAATTATGAAGTATATAATAAATGtgtatttctttttcattaCCTTAGGATAAATGTCCAACATTATAGATAATAAATAACTGAGAAATTAATGAATTGCAATTTTAAACGGAAGTCTAAATGAGAATTCTAATATATTTTACTCAGTATTTCACCTTTTTTTTGGAAGCTATTGCATGAATTTATATATCTTAACAAGATATCAATTTTGTATTTTGATCATCAGTTTTTTAGATAGATATTTTCAGATATCAGatatttttctgttattatGGACATTTAAAATTTGTTGATGATTTGAAACCTATACATTTTTTGAATAACAGCATCTCAATAGAAAAATGTAGTATAGATACATTCAAAACAAATGAGTATTTTATTCATGAAGACGGGGATTCTAAGCATTTGAATAGTAGAGGGTATATTCAATATGCTACATAACATTACATATATAGTACTTATGTATGTAGCCTTAATGTAGTAATTAAAATATGTTCTACCCTTCACGAAATGTTCCAACTAACAGGCTATATTCACATCATGGAGATTGCGTTTACTTTGTACAGACAGCTGCTTAAAGGTCTGGGGCTGTCGTGTGTCCTCAAAAAGATATTGAGCCATAAGTACAGCTGTTATTAAGTCAATACTGACCTATTAGCTATTAATACACCATGAGGTTCCAGGGTAAACTAATTCAACTTTCAATGAGCTGCTTTCATCTCAGAGTTCATGTCATTTCTTTGTATAAATAGTGAATAATGGCATTCAGTTACATCCATGTTAAATGCTCAACATAAAATGACTACAGCCCAGATTAGACAAATCATTACTTTTCATTCTCAGCACTTCAGTTACTGTATGATGTGCGTCAGATGGACAGCAcagtttcacattttttactttAACATTCCCtgtctttatattttttattacacatACTAGAAAACTtatttaatgtacatttttaatgaagaaccgttatttattttattattatttttaattttgttcaggtgcatctcagaaaattttaatattatatcagatcaatttttaatacagaaatgttggcctactgaaatGTATGTGCAGTATATGCACTGAATTCTTGGCATGGCATAGAAtcaatcagcctgtggcactgctgagttgttatggaagcccaggtttcTTTGATGGCAGCCTTTGGCtcatctgcattgttgggtctggtgtctctcatcttcctatTGACAATAGCCCATAGATTCTCTATAGGGTTTAGGTCAGGCTGTTTGCTGGCCAGTCAAGCACAGTagtactgtggttattaaaccaggtattggtacttttggcagtgtggacagatgccaagtcctgctggaaaattaaATTCGCATCTCCAAAAAGCTTGTCAGAAGCTTGAAGTGCTCTAAAAAttcacagtggaccaacaccagcagatgacctGGCTCTCCAAATCATCACTGATtctggaaacttcacactagactcatcttggattgtgtgcctctccactcttcctccagaccctgggaccttgatttccaaatgaaattcAAAATTTACTATcatacaaaaacaaagcatTGGATCACTGAGCAATAGTctagtcctttttctccttggccctgGAATGATACTTCTAGTGTTGTCTCTCAGTCATGCGTTGCCTGACACAAGGGATGCGACAGTTGTAGCTCATGTCCTGGTTACGTCTTTGTggggtggctcttgaagcatgGACTCCAGCAACAGttcactccttgtgaatctccctcaAATTTTTAAATGGCCTTTTCTTCACAATTAtttcaaggctgtggttatccctgttgcttgtgcacctttttctaccacactatTTTCTTCCAATCATCTTTCGCATAATATGCTtggtgtcacatcctggcccagtcctgtttgttttcccctccatgtgctctctcagcacgtggccctgtctgttattgttcatgtctccaccCTTGTACCGcatttgttccgcctccttgtccttaaccctcgttatctgtttcaggtgtgtctcgtctcttcatgtatttaagttcccttgtgtcacttccttttatcggtcatttgttttgtgttgttccaattgcaagtcgtgttgtttcctAATTCTAGTCATGTCCACGTTCTAATACCTCGtcagttgttccttgttttcGTTTTCTCATTTCATGTTGTTTTTTCGAgtcctttcatttattcagtcgtcgtgtttgccctcaagtcCGTTTGTGTTAATAAAGTATCTGTGTTGTACCCTTCGCGTttccctgacagaatgaccgaccCATataaggacgcagctaacacagACAATCCTTTCGCGAGGTGTGCTATTTGCCGGACACCATTCCGTACAGGCCCCAGAGATCCTGTGGGGTATGTTTTATAGGCGGCTGCAGAATGGAGTAGCTGGCTCCAGCACATGCACTACGCGGATCCTCAGCGCCTTCAAGAGGAGTCGACTCATGTACCGAGTGATTACTCCAGCGTGAATCGAAGGAGCCGGCGTAGAAGCGAGCTGGAGCGAGCTGGAGTCATCCATGGGGCacacctctgggggatccatggttaaAAAAATCCCTCAGAacccctaaacccttaacagctTCAGTACAGGATGtcgttgcagggccccctgcctccgtggaggtcgtcgcagggccccctgcttcTGTGGATtttgtcgcagggccccctgcctccgtggacatcgtcgcagggcctcctgcctccatGGATGtcgttgcagggccccctgctcCCAAGGACGTTGCTGCACTCCCTtctgacctccaggagaagcttgcaagactcttggcacgtctggaggtctccatgaaggcggcacccaccgctcctgtctccgtgaaggcagCACCCACCGCTCTTGTCTCTGTGAAGGTGGCACCctccgctcctgtctccgtgaaggcggcacccgctgctcctgtctccgtgaaggcggcacccgccgctcctgtctccgtgaaggtggCACCCGCTGCTCTTGTCCCCGAGAAAGCAgcttccacagccgctcctgACTCCGTGAAAGCGGCACCTGCTGCTCCTGTCccagcgaaggcggcttccactgccgcacctgctccagcgaaggcggcttccactgCCGCACCTGCTCCAGCGAAGGCGGCTTTCACGGCCGCACCTGCTccagcgaaggcggcttccCCGGCCGCACCTGCTCCAGTGAAGGCGGCGTCCCCCGCCTCGTCCGTTCCTGCGAAGGCGGCGTCCCCCGCTGCTTCTGCACccatgactgtggctccggctgCTTCTGCACccatgactgtggccccggccgcttctgcacccgtgactttGGCCCCGGCTGCTTCAGTTCATGTCCCTTCAGCACCCTGTCCAGTCATGTGTGCCTGCTCCTGTCCTGTCTCCGAATCTGTCCTCTGTCTTCTCACGATTCCCTTCTCTTCtttctagtcctgtccagtgtccGTTTCAGTCAAGTCTCTtgtccccagctccatttcctgtcttgtcctgagtcttgTGGTTTCGTTCTGCTCTCTCAACACATGGCCCTgtctgttattgttcatgtctctgcccttgtcccgcatttgttccgcctccttgtccttaacccttgttatctgtttcaggtgtgtctcgtctcttcatgtatttaagttcccttgtgtcacttccttttatcggtcatttgttttgtgttgttccaactgcaagtcgtgttgtttcctAATTCTAGTCATGTCCACGTTCTAATGCCTCGtcagttgttccttgttttcGTTTTCTCATTTCATATTGTTTTTTCGAgtcctttcatttattcagttgtcgtgtttgccctcaagtccgtttgtgttaataaagtatctgtgttgtagcatgtgcgtccgcctctgtcagtccgcccttcGTGCTTCCCTGACACTTGGATACTGCAGGAGGGTGTCAGTGACTGCCTTCctgacatctgtcaagtcagtagtcttccccatgattttCTAACCCACTGAACGAGATTAAGGGAGCAATctccctgtatgtgtgtgtggttgtgtgtgtgtgtgtgtttctaaatatgtttatatattagtATATATTAATTACATACATTGACATATATATTATGGCTTTAAAAGaataatttcattttattattttttatttctcctctattatttatttaaaaactgataaataatttattaatgttcGCAAACAAGCTGAGAAGAGACGACATTAAATACTGCATATTGTTTCTTTAACACAGCTTCTCACAATGCTGATAGGATACGTCATCCCTTCcgggaaatagagagagagagagagagagagagagagagagagagagattcgtTCCCTTCCCTTCGAGAGGGGATGACGATGGGGGGTCTTTCGCTTTGAGACGCAGAGGACTTTCCTGTAAAGCTACAGTGACTCACCGCTCCTCGGATGTTTTACCGTTACAGAGCTTTTCTTTCATAAATACGACTCTAGAGCAGAAACTGCAAGTGTTAGTtgataaaacaacaaacaggagGTGAGACTACAGTtatcaaaaatattttctgaaatacttCACTTCCAGAAACACCCGTCTAAAATTTAATATATGGTTTACTGGTATGCATTTAAAACTGCACAATACCATTAAAAACAGCTTAGGTCAGTATTAATCAGCATAACCAGTTTAGACTAGCAAGACACGCCAGCATTAATCAGCATAGTCAAGTTTATATCAGCATAAAACAGCTTAGACCCGCAATAACTATCTAACTTAAACCAGCATAAAGCAAATAAGACTACGTTCTTAAAAGAAAAGGTGATACAATATGATCTGTGAACAataccatagaagaaccacttttggttccataaagaaccatttttgctaatatgtttaaatgggtaaagaaccttaagatagagtaatggatatttaaagactaaaaggttcttcaaactttaaaaaaaatgtccaatcttgttatgaataatgttggtAGTTATTTACTTTTGGGCCTAAAAATACATGGTTTCTttgtataattttcatacaGACATTTAATCAGAAACATGTTAATTAAATAGTGTATATAAATTCCCAGGTAGTTGTTTATATGTCATTTTCTTCAGTATTaaaattgttac from Hoplias malabaricus isolate fHopMal1 chromosome 7, fHopMal1.hap1, whole genome shotgun sequence includes the following:
- the LOC136702719 gene encoding antifreeze protein Maxi-like, with amino-acid sequence MGAEAAGATVMGAEAAGDAAFAGTDEAGDAAFTGAGAAGEAAFAGAGAAVKAAFAGAGAAVEAAFAGAGAAVEAAFAGTGAAGAAFTESGAAVEAAFSGTRAAGATFTETGAAGAAFTETGAAGAAFTETGAEGATFTETRAVGAAFTETGAVGAAFMETSRRAKSLASFSWRSEGSAATSLGAGGPATTSMEAGGPATMSTEAGGPATKSTEAGGPATTSTEAGGPATTSCTEAVKGLGVLRDFFNHGSPRGVPHG